In Streptomyces sp. NBC_01551, one DNA window encodes the following:
- a CDS encoding sensor histidine kinase, with amino-acid sequence MAVLDVTPAGKDRARTGTGTGTRTGTRTGTRTGTGTRTGTRFPEPSLALRANALQALCRQVFAFRLVMIALGAPLALGRTAPGGPTYLVGGAILVTFMLSYVLFRDWERFGPLLLGHRWLLAADMAFSALLLIAARPESPLGLVAVCTPLLAGLVYGWRGSAVYAALQAVIVAVSADGLTLAVLCVLAGAAGARLRELLFRFGSASRALTQTRARLAVAEAVRAERERLARDMHDSVSKTLHGLALSADALARTTDPAQIRRQAELLSGAARRAAAESRELLTDLRRDLDAPGVSLLGELRRLAPAGTEIRASGTLPVVPAAVARQLLAVTAEALENARRHAGAERIEVEARADATRLALAVRDDGRGLPAGTDLSALREGGHFGLLGMTERAAAIGARLHIGARADGSCGSEVRLDLPLAALTGEGDA; translated from the coding sequence ATGGCGGTACTGGACGTCACGCCGGCGGGGAAGGACCGTGCCCGCACCGGCACCGGCACCGGCACCCGCACCGGCACCCGCACCGGCACCCGCACCGGGACCGGCACCCGCACCGGGACCCGCTTCCCTGAGCCCTCGCTCGCGCTCCGGGCCAACGCGCTCCAGGCGCTGTGCCGTCAGGTCTTCGCGTTCCGCCTGGTGATGATCGCCCTGGGTGCGCCGCTCGCCCTGGGACGGACGGCGCCCGGGGGGCCGACGTACCTGGTGGGCGGGGCCATCCTGGTCACGTTCATGCTCTCGTACGTGCTCTTCCGCGACTGGGAGCGCTTCGGGCCGCTGCTGCTGGGGCACCGCTGGCTGCTCGCGGCGGACATGGCGTTCAGCGCGCTGTTGCTGATCGCGGCGCGGCCCGAGTCCCCGCTGGGACTCGTCGCGGTCTGCACGCCGCTGCTGGCCGGTCTGGTCTACGGCTGGCGGGGCTCGGCCGTGTACGCGGCGCTCCAGGCGGTCATCGTCGCGGTGTCGGCCGACGGGCTGACCCTGGCGGTGCTCTGCGTACTGGCGGGCGCGGCCGGTGCCCGGCTGCGGGAACTCCTCTTCCGCTTCGGCTCGGCGAGCCGGGCCCTGACGCAGACCCGGGCCCGGCTGGCGGTGGCCGAGGCGGTCCGGGCCGAACGGGAGCGGCTGGCCCGGGACATGCACGACTCGGTGTCCAAGACCCTGCACGGCCTGGCCCTGTCGGCGGACGCCCTGGCCCGGACGACGGATCCGGCGCAGATACGGCGTCAGGCCGAACTGCTCTCCGGCGCGGCCCGCCGCGCGGCGGCCGAATCCCGCGAACTGCTGACGGACCTGCGCCGCGACCTGGACGCCCCGGGGGTCTCCCTGCTGGGCGAACTGCGCCGCCTCGCGCCCGCCGGTACGGAGATCCGCGCGAGCGGGACCCTGCCGGTGGTGCCCGCAGCGGTGGCCCGGCAGCTGCTGGCGGTGACGGCGGAAGCCCTGGAGAACGCCCGGCGGCACGCGGGAGCCGAACGCATCGAGGTCGAGGCCCGCGCCGACGCCACCCGCCTCGCGCTGGCGGTCCGGGACGACGGCCGGGGTCTGCCGGCCGGGACCGACCTGTCGGCGCTGCGCGAGGGGGGCCACTTCGGGTTGCTCGGCATGACGGAACGCGCCGCCGCGATCGGAGCCCGCCTCCACATCGGCGCCCGCGCCGACGGCTCTTGCGGCAGCGAGGTCCGCCTGGACCTCCCGCTCGCCGCCCTGACCGGGGAGGGTGACGCATGA
- a CDS encoding response regulator transcription factor, with amino-acid sequence MTPLRVLIADDNPVVRAGLSALLATAEGIEVIAQAADGGEALHLTRLHTPDVVLLDVRMPGVDGISALPHLVRLAPVLMLTYSRETEVVREALLLGAGGYLVHGEFTPDHLLTAVRDVHAGRPHLSPTAASTLLADLRASSHPQRTVAQSSQRLPNHIAFGLSSREEEVMDLIASGMSNQQIAATCFISEKTVKNHINRIFAKLQSATRSEAIARWLGTARPGVAGHG; translated from the coding sequence ATGACGCCGCTCCGCGTCCTGATCGCCGACGACAACCCGGTCGTCCGGGCCGGCCTGAGCGCCCTCCTCGCCACGGCCGAGGGCATCGAGGTGATCGCCCAGGCGGCCGACGGAGGCGAGGCGTTGCACCTGACCCGGCTCCACACCCCGGACGTCGTCCTGCTGGACGTGCGCATGCCGGGCGTGGACGGCATCTCGGCGCTCCCGCACCTGGTGCGGCTGGCGCCGGTGCTGATGCTGACGTACAGCCGCGAGACCGAAGTGGTCCGGGAGGCGCTGCTGTTGGGCGCGGGCGGCTACCTGGTCCACGGCGAATTCACGCCGGACCACCTGCTCACCGCCGTCCGCGACGTCCACGCGGGCCGCCCCCACCTCAGCCCGACGGCGGCGAGCACCCTGCTCGCCGACCTACGGGCCTCTTCGCATCCGCAACGAACTGTGGCACAGTCTTCTCAGCGCCTGCCCAACCACATTGCTTTCGGGTTGAGTTCACGCGAGGAGGAGGTCATGGATCTCATCGCGTCCGGGATGAGCAACCAGCAGATCGCGGCCACCTGCTTCATCAGTGAGAAGACGGTCAAGAACCACATCAACCGCATCTTCGCGAAGCTCCAGAGCGCGACCCGCAGCGAGGCCATAGCCCGATGGCTGGGAACCGCCCGTCCGGGGGTGGCCGGACATGGGTAG
- a CDS encoding pilus assembly protein TadG-related protein gives MTGSASRDRGQAFPLYIAVVAGLLFAALAFFVVGMAGDTRSDAQGAADAAALAAAREARDTVFVGGDLVAFTPADWEKILQGDRFELRGACAKAQNFAASNDATAECEPALPKFTVAVTTNGTVGKSVVPGSENVHGKATATAVIESRCTLKSVPTPTDTPTATPSATPSPGGDDTDKPAVVAFTCKGGASLDVDPLKPGSLTQLARRLFSIRLTD, from the coding sequence ATGACCGGGTCTGCGTCGCGGGACCGAGGGCAGGCCTTCCCCCTGTACATCGCGGTGGTGGCAGGTCTGCTCTTCGCCGCGCTCGCGTTCTTCGTCGTCGGAATGGCCGGTGACACCCGGAGCGACGCACAGGGCGCCGCCGACGCGGCGGCGCTCGCGGCCGCCCGTGAAGCCAGGGACACCGTGTTCGTGGGGGGCGATCTCGTCGCTTTCACGCCCGCAGATTGGGAGAAGATCCTTCAGGGCGACCGCTTCGAACTGCGGGGTGCCTGCGCCAAGGCTCAGAACTTCGCCGCCTCGAACGATGCCACCGCGGAGTGCGAACCGGCGCTTCCCAAGTTTACTGTCGCCGTGACCACGAACGGCACCGTCGGGAAATCGGTCGTCCCGGGCAGCGAGAACGTACACGGCAAGGCCACGGCCACCGCCGTGATCGAGTCGCGCTGCACGCTGAAGTCTGTTCCGACACCGACGGACACACCCACTGCAACGCCCAGCGCGACGCCTTCACCCGGCGGCGATGACACGGACAAGCCCGCTGTCGTCGCGTTCACGTGCAAGGGCGGTGCGTCCCTGGACGTAGATCCCTTGAAACCAGGCTCTTTGACACAGCTGGCGAGAAGACTCTTCAGCATTCGACTCACTGACTGA
- a CDS encoding OmpA family protein: MTTRHRTTAATAVVGLVIAGAHFIGAASAHADDVKPSTPPGTEPSASPPVVVKPDSPRLKLPQGGVLAPPKVLDMVEVVEDLGGEQRRQETNQTVMMALQSEVLFPENSAVFNAQAAARIQAIANEINQQKATRVRVFGFTDDQGSYEHGKELSKQRADAVQVELAKTVTNPSVIFDVRGYSEDYPIADNGTEEGRKKNRRVEITFPRGAAG, translated from the coding sequence ATGACCACACGCCACCGCACCACCGCCGCCACGGCCGTCGTCGGTCTCGTCATCGCCGGCGCCCACTTCATAGGCGCCGCCAGCGCCCACGCAGACGACGTCAAGCCGTCCACACCCCCCGGCACCGAGCCTTCCGCCTCGCCGCCCGTGGTCGTCAAGCCCGACTCCCCGCGCCTCAAGCTCCCGCAGGGCGGGGTCCTCGCGCCGCCCAAGGTGCTCGACATGGTGGAGGTCGTCGAAGACCTCGGCGGCGAGCAGCGCCGCCAGGAGACCAACCAGACCGTCATGATGGCGCTCCAGTCCGAGGTGCTCTTCCCCGAGAACAGCGCCGTGTTCAACGCCCAGGCCGCCGCCCGGATACAGGCCATCGCCAACGAGATCAACCAGCAGAAGGCGACCCGCGTCCGGGTCTTCGGGTTCACCGACGACCAGGGCAGCTACGAGCACGGCAAGGAGCTCTCCAAGCAGCGGGCCGACGCCGTGCAGGTGGAGCTGGCCAAGACCGTCACCAACCCCAGCGTCATCTTCGACGTCCGGGGCTACAGCGAGGACTACCCGATCGCCGACAACGGCACCGAGGAAGGCCGCAAGAAGAACCGCCGGGTCGAGATCACCTTCCCGCGCGGCGCGGCCGGCTAG
- a CDS encoding TetR/AcrR family transcriptional regulator, which yields MDDEEARTRLLDAAEALFYAEGVQAVGMDRIRNESGVPLKRLYRLFPAKEALVTAYLERRDRRWTASLREAVAGAADPVAAVFDWLGRWFSEPDFRGCAFLNAYGELGAGPAGVLDVVRRHKTELRALLGELVGPDREALADQLLLLAEGATAVAALTPGPAPATRAGEAARVLLDASR from the coding sequence ATGGACGACGAAGAGGCCCGGACCCGCCTGCTGGACGCCGCCGAGGCGCTCTTCTACGCCGAGGGCGTCCAGGCCGTCGGCATGGACCGCATCCGCAACGAGTCGGGCGTCCCGCTCAAGCGGCTCTACCGGCTCTTCCCCGCCAAGGAAGCCCTGGTCACGGCCTACCTGGAACGCCGCGACCGGCGCTGGACGGCGAGCCTGCGCGAGGCGGTGGCGGGCGCCGCCGATCCGGTCGCGGCCGTCTTCGACTGGCTCGGCCGGTGGTTCTCGGAGCCGGACTTCCGCGGCTGCGCGTTCCTGAACGCGTACGGGGAACTGGGCGCGGGCCCGGCCGGGGTCCTGGACGTGGTGCGCCGCCACAAGACGGAGCTACGGGCCCTGCTGGGCGAGCTGGTCGGCCCGGACCGCGAGGCCCTGGCGGACCAGCTCCTGCTCCTGGCCGAGGGCGCGACGGCGGTGGCGGCCCTCACCCCGGGCCCCGCCCCGGCCACCCGGGCCGGGGAGGCGGCGCGCGTCCTGCTCGACGCGAGCCGCTGA
- a CDS encoding nuclear transport factor 2 family protein, whose translation MTTTAVRPPLPPFTEESARAKVQAAEDAWNSRDPERVALAYTEDSVWRNRDRFLTGRAEIRAFLADKWERELDYRLRKELWAYTGNRISVRFEYEWHDASGQWWRSHGNEQWEFDADGLMRRREASINDVPIEESRRRLR comes from the coding sequence ATGACCACTACCGCCGTACGCCCGCCCCTGCCCCCCTTCACCGAGGAGAGCGCCCGCGCCAAGGTCCAGGCCGCCGAGGACGCCTGGAACAGCCGCGACCCCGAACGCGTCGCCCTCGCCTACACCGAGGACTCCGTCTGGCGCAACCGCGACCGCTTCCTCACCGGCCGCGCCGAGATCCGCGCCTTCCTCGCCGACAAGTGGGAGCGCGAGCTCGACTACCGGCTGCGCAAGGAGCTGTGGGCCTACACCGGCAACCGCATCTCCGTCCGCTTCGAGTACGAGTGGCACGACGCGTCCGGCCAGTGGTGGCGCAGCCACGGCAACGAGCAGTGGGAGTTCGACGCCGACGGCCTGATGCGCCGCCGCGAGGCCAGCATCAACGACGTCCCGATCGAGGAGTCGCGCCGCCGCCTGCGCTGA